The DNA sequence GCCTTTGCCGCCATGAGGCCAAACCTGGTAACGCACAAGAATCACCAGCTGGATCGAACTGAACTACAACGCCGCACCAACAATGCGGAGGAGGATGCGCAGACGACTCGAGAGTCGCTCGTGCACGAGCGCAGCCACgacacagcacacacaggtgacatctctctctcttcattctCTTCCGCAGAAGCTGCCGCAGGCCCCACCTGCCTCATCTCCTTCACAGGCTTTCGCGATGAGGATGTGTGGGGAGGGAACGACGCTGAGGGTAACGATGCCGGTCACGATCCCCTGGCACACGCTGCAGGTGGTGATGCGGCGCCGTACGCGAACGCGCTCTCCGTGTGCCACAAGATGGCCTCCGCACTGCCAAGGGTGCGGGTGGAATCGAAGCTGACGAGCTCGACAAACGTCTTGGTGGCACGGCGCGGGTTCACAAAGAAACGGCTGCTCGCCGCTCGTCAAGGGATACCAGTGGTACTGCCGAAGTGGGTGGTGATGGGCTGCCCAGCGCTACCCACCGGCAAtggcatcaccaccaccaccgcgacaGCCTCGGCCTCTTCCTATGACCTGTATGCCGTGCCGTGGCTGCATGGGTACGTCTTTTCCACCACCGGACTGTCGACAtcggagaaggcggcgataggcagcgtgtgcgccgcGCACGGGGCGGTCGTTGAGGCCTCTCTCACGTACAAGTGTGATGTGCTGCTTGCTAGTGCGGAGTGTGTGCGGGCACTACATCAAGTTCTCCATGCTGACGGAGCTGGCGATGCGGCAAAAAGAAGCCGTAACCAACACCTACATCATGCAGAGGTCCAGCGCACTGACGCGGGACTGAAGGAGTGCTCGGGGACAGAGATGCTGACACTTGGCAAAGGCGGTAGCGTGCCCCACGCAGCGTGGCTCACCGACAAGGTGCGCTTTGCGCTTGAGCTCGACATCCCGGTCGTGGACTACGTCAAGCTGTTCGCAATGCTGCGTCTCAACCGTCTGCCGCCCCCGACGTGGACACCCGGcccagcagtgctgctgcccaagTCAAGCTGGAAGACGCGCGGGCCATGCGACGACGACATGGAGAACAAGAACCGGTACGCCGACGCGCTCAATGGAAGCGACTTTGACGAAATTGTTCACGTGTGTCGAGTGGGCGCCCCGGCTGGGGGGAGCGCTGAGTGGGCGCGCATCCTCTCCGTCTTCACCAATGCGGGTGGATCGTCGACAGCGGGCCGCGGTCCCCAGCGCGACGAAGGCGCGGCAGATCAGGGCCCCGAGAACATGGGGCTCTCAGCCCCACTCAACGGCATTGCCCTTAGGGAGGGCTCTATgcagtcctcctcctcatccttcacTGACTCAGCCTCGACAGTGTCCGACCCGGATTTGTGGGAGAGTTTACTGAGCCGCGCGCTGGTGCCGTCCTTCGACGAACCGCCAATTCGAGGTGTGGAGACGTACCCAGAGGTTAGCGGCATGCCTGACCccaccgacgctgctgacCACCTCACTGGTACCACCCACGCGACTACTACCGCATCACCGTCTTCACAAGCCGCCTGGGACAAGCCAGCAGTGAGCACAGCAGATGTGGAGGACTTTGCTAACGCAAGGACGGAGGAACCGTCGACACTGCACGTTTCCCTCCCTGACTACTACAGCGCAGCCACCGGGCCTGAGCTTGCTCCATATTCCTCGTCCCAGTGGGGCTATGCACGCCAAGAGGtgctgacgacgacggagGACCCTAGCTGGGGCACCACTACTGTTGACCCGTCACCTCGGTTGACGACAAATGCTCTCCTTCACCGTGAGgccgcgccaccacgccAGTTAAGACACACCAGTGAGCCGCTGGCATGCGCGCAGCCCGACAGAGCGGAGTCAGTGGCGCTTAGACAACGCACTGCTGCGTACTACGAGATGCGCCGCAGCTCAGACCGTTtgccagcgcagctgccggcaCGCGACGCGGTGGCAATCTCGCGAgaagcggcaccgctgcacgcTCCTGCGGGGAGTCCTGGGTATTCATTGGTAGCGTTGTCGCAGACAACTATGGTTGGAGGAGCCCCGCTCGCCGCCACGCAGGTGTTGGTGGAGTCCTGCGTGTCGGCGGGCGAGCTGGAGCTGGCATCCATGCAGCAGGTTGACGCGCACCAAACAAGCGCTTTCCGTGCTACTGCAGCACGCCAAGCTTTGCCGCTGTTCGCCATGCATCCGCCGTACCTCACAATATGCGTGCTTGGGTGCACCGAATTGGAGCTACGCAAGACAGCACGATGGTCTGAGCAGtgccggctgctgcgctctcCAGTGCCAACATCCACCACAGATATTGTTCTTCTAGGAAGTCGCATACTCACCAAGAAGCGGTACACGATGAGCTACGCCGCGGACTCAGTCAACGACGAGAGCAGCGccaagggaggagagaagcagcggcagcagcgacccaCACGCCACCGCAACCCGTTGTCAGCTCGGAGCGGCGGCAAAAATCGGCACCGTCGGGATcacgctggaggtggtgtgaCGGTGGCTATACGATACTGGGAGATGgacgccgcggtggcgcggaCGCTGGCAGACGTCTGCGGTGTTCCCCTAAGCCGCATGGCACCGCTCAAGTGGCTGGAGGACGCAGCGTCAGAGGCCAAAAAGGCCTGCGAAAAGGCAATGCTCGCGGAGGAATCggtagcggcgcagcgaaGCGCCTCACATGCACTGGCTGTTGACAGCGACGAAAGTTGCACCGACACGTGTTGGATGAcagccaccacaccaccagACAAACTCGTCGGCCTGCTAGAGGAgcacctcgctgccgcggcagcggctgcagcagagagTGAGGAGCGTGTAGCACtgcatcagcggcagctgttTCACCCCCTTCCGCCTTTATCGCCAGAGCAACTACCAGACATGGCAGACCCCAAGTACTTCATACGCGTGCGGCAGGCGGCTGCGACCTTGTGGGCAAGCAACGCGGCCCCCCTAGTCGCACAGAGGTCCCATAATATCTCGGCTGGAGCTTCGTTGGCTGGGCTTGAGGTGGAAAAGCAAGCAAAGCGTAGCGAGAGGCACCACCATGCGCAACAAGCCGCGGGAGGCTCTGCAACGCAGCCGGCGTCGGACAGCGCCACATTACTCACCAGAAACGAGAAGAGCGCCGCAGACCGCGCACCTGTCGAGGGTGACGACTcgctgacggcggcagcgtctcgCTCTGTGGATTTAGTGCCTGCAATATCAATGTCTACTGTTCAGCTGGGTGTGCGCAAGGCGACTAGCCTCAGCACGGAGGATGAGCAGCATTCGTACGAGGCAGCGTTGGCGACAGCAGAGCGTCGCTTCAATCAGCTTGTAGCTCTTTTCCGTGTGTCGGGCGACGATGGCAACATCGCACGAGTGATGAATGTCGGCGCTGCCGAAGATGACCGCCAAGGCCACTCCAAGGCGCTCGAGGCGTGTCATTTCTGCTGCGTGGAAGGCGAGTACGCACGCGTGGACTGGGCTGTGGTGCGCGGTCTCATCCGCTACGGGGGCGGCCGAGTCGAGAAGCGAGCAGCAGACGACTGGCAAACActcttgcagcagcagcagcagcagcaacctcGAGTAACCGCAACGGCTACAAACTCTGACGTGCAGCAGGATCAGCAAGACCAGCACTTTACGCGTGCGCTACGCTGGAGTGTCGAGTACACGAAGCTCCGGCAAAAGCTGCTTCGTGTGATGCGAGACGTCGAGCTCTCACACGACGTCAGCGACCAGACTCGTGCAGGTACACTCCCTGGATGCGCCAGTGCTGAACGGGAGAACGCGGCAGAGATAGCCCGTCTCACGGCAAAGTTGCAGCGAGTGTCGCTCCTGTGTCAGCAGGCGCCGGTGCTGTGTCTGTGTCCACACAGCTTTCAGCGACCTGCTGCAGACGAGAGGGGCAtggctgccactgctgatGCAACAGTCCGGCACATGAAGGGCCTGCCAggccgcgcagcagtgggGCCAGCGTCACCCTGTAAGCGCCTTCACGcccttcaccgcctccccgcCGTGACGATGGACTACGTGCTTGCATGCGTTGCCGTCGGCTACTGCCTCAGTCCGCACAGCTGTTTCCTATTCGACGTGTCTATCCCCAGCGCGCCGGACATGCGTCTCTTCCAGcgacagcaccagcggcaaggaggtggtggcgcaccgTCGCAGAAAGCCTCGGCACGGCACACGGGGAGTAAACTAGGCCTTGGCCTCATAGGAAGCAACACACCGGAAGGCAGCAACGACGAAGCAGGGAAACGGTTGCAACCTGGTGCCGTAAGCGCTGGAAACGGTTGTATTGGTCGAGGTAAGGCACCCCTGCACAGGCCCGCGCTTTCAAGCTGGGTGCTGGAGCGCCGCTACACCAAGACTGACtcggtgggtgtgtgcatATCGTTCCTATGGAGGCTTCCTACCCCACCTGCTTCAGAAAGCGAGCGGTGCTGGTCGCGCGTTGACATGGCGTCTCCACCAGCGAAGAGTGCCGCTGTCGTGCCTTCTCTCACACCAGACGCATCGctcgtgccgctgctccgaGTACTGCTCCTGGGACTTCGCAACGCAGCAGAGGCCTTGGGTGGCCATGTCGTCGACACCTTTTCACCGTCGGCAGTCACACACGTCGTGTCGGTGGACATCGGAGGCATCCTCTCTGGCACCCTCCGCGACGCGTTCACATGTGACGTGGTGGAGAAGACCAGCGCCGTGACcggtagcggtggcggcgacaggCCGTTTCCATATTGGCCGGTGTACAGCGTTGAGAGCATTGCGCGCTACGCCGCACGCGACGAGGTTTCGTTGGTCGGCCTCGAGTGGTTGGCAGCATGCGTAGAGTGGGGCGTATTCGTGGATGAGGCTGCGTACGCGCCACCACCTGATCTGCTCGCGCTTGtgcaggcagagaagcagaaagcTTTACTTGCCTCCGCCCAGGCCGCTCGCACCAAGCAGCACCGACgagcggcgcaggtgcagaagcggcagccgccacggcaATCACTGAACCACTGTCACCTTACCCAGCATCGGGCCCATGTAGccgcgccacctcctgctgATCCAGCGCTGCCCGGAG is a window from the Leishmania panamensis strain MHOM/PA/94/PSC-1 chromosome 26 sequence genome containing:
- a CDS encoding hypothetical protein (TriTrypDB/GeneDB-style sysID: LpmP.26.1210); amino-acid sequence: MTDHTQPLPSLTKAFAAMRPNLVTHKNHQLDRTELQRRTNNAEEDAQTTRESLVHERSHDTAHTGDISLSSFSSAEAAAGPTCLISFTGFRDEDVWGGNDAEGNDAGHDPLAHAAGGDAAPYANALSVCHKMASALPRVRVESKLTSSTNVLVARRGFTKKRLLAARQGIPVVLPKWVVMGCPALPTGNGITTTTATASASSYDLYAVPWLHGYVFSTTGLSTSEKAAIGSVCAAHGAVVEASLTYKCDVLLASAECVRALHQVLHADGAGDAAKRSRNQHLHHAEVQRTDAGLKECSGTEMLTLGKGGSVPHAAWLTDKVRFALELDIPVVDYVKLFAMLRLNRLPPPTWTPGPAVLLPKSSWKTRGPCDDDMENKNRYADALNGSDFDEIVHVCRVGAPAGGSAEWARILSVFTNAGGSSTAGRGPQRDEGAADQGPENMGLSAPLNGIALREGSMQSSSSSFTDSASTVSDPDLWESLLSRALVPSFDEPPIRGVETYPEVSGMPDPTDAADHLTGTTHATTTASPSSQAAWDKPAVSTADVEDFANARTEEPSTLHVSLPDYYSAATGPELAPYSSSQWGYARQEVLTTTEDPSWGTTTVDPSPRLTTNALLHREAAPPRQLRHTSEPLACAQPDRAESVALRQRTAAYYEMRRSSDRLPAQLPARDAVAISREAAPLHAPAGSPGYSLVALSQTTMVGGAPLAATQVLVESCVSAGELELASMQQVDAHQTSAFRATAARQALPLFAMHPPYLTICVLGCTELELRKTARWSEQCRLLRSPVPTSTTDIVLLGSRILTKKRYTMSYAADSVNDESSAKGGEKQRQQRPTRHRNPLSARSGGKNRHRRDHAGGGVTVAIRYWEMDAAVARTLADVCGVPLSRMAPLKWLEDAASEAKKACEKAMLAEESVAAQRSASHALAVDSDESCTDTCWMTATTPPDKLVGLLEEHLAAAAAAAAESEERVALHQRQLFHPLPPLSPEQLPDMADPKYFIRVRQAAATLWASNAAPLVAQRSHNISAGASLAGLEVEKQAKRSERHHHAQQAAGGSATQPASDSATLLTRNEKSAADRAPVEGDDSLTAAASRSVDLVPAISMSTVQLGVRKATSLSTEDEQHSYEAALATAERRFNQLVALFRVSGDDGNIARVMNVGAAEDDRQGHSKALEACHFCCVEGEYARVDWAVVRGLIRYGGGRVEKRAADDWQTLLQQQQQQQPRVTATATNSDVQQDQQDQHFTRALRWSVEYTKLRQKLLRVMRDVELSHDVSDQTRAGTLPGCASAERENAAEIARLTAKLQRVSLLCQQAPVLCLCPHSFQRPAADERGMAATADATVRHMKGLPGRAAVGPASPCKRLHALHRLPAVTMDYVLACVAVGYCLSPHSCFLFDVSIPSAPDMRLFQRQHQRQGGGGAPSQKASARHTGSKLGLGLIGSNTPEGSNDEAGKRLQPGAVSAGNGCIGRGKAPLHRPALSSWVLERRYTKTDSVGVCISFLWRLPTPPASESERCWSRVDMASPPAKSAAVVPSLTPDASLVPLLRVLLLGLRNAAEALGGHVVDTFSPSAVTHVVSVDIGGILSGTLRDAFTCDVVEKTSAVTGSGGGDRPFPYWPVYSVESIARYAARDEVSLVGLEWLAACVEWGVFVDEAAYAPPPDLLALVQAEKQKALLASAQAARTKQHRRAAQVQKRQPPRQSLNHCHLTQHRAHVAAPPPADPALPGALVPPAARPVSHLEWHWKRTGTPPRGGSDTAAPHTPPPPRLVDYDSPPNRDDEEKEEHECCTPVIRGILSASTTWCDSSAGLCTPPVREAPLPDNVVRRCQQSPPLQPLSSPVPPPPPRPQTLPDPDSSSQCMNFRARSAGTPSIGDHAHHYQHRRRSSPSASQQNTRSLLEEKEAEAYVEHLGSLFNFFSPGSTPLPSSARRCGERSTARYADADASTPRRLRSPFLPHTLSQSHPPNVTSSPRAPHSRCELMHERGMPRTSSSLLHTQALTPSKTSAALQMTGAEKTSSAVGLSNALSTPRRRTLRGAAAVCISSATKKSTLSSPDRQHRRTENFAVAVSSSVTNLQVWTAVAGVGDAPCDVESDAPDANAPPPQPLVLPSLLGGSTELSRDGTVDAKPVGDSSTASICEEVDTKQRQRQDGGCTESMWVSQTPNALTPEGKKQRSNGAATGTAPQHRAHKRGRVTGGQRDGSRASASVSWMHDASLESPQQKPQDIAVVECVDVEPMSGEVLVDATFIAATPEAYGATPAATSEASVGERHCKAAATLVLAGDREEVEHEDETKGVPPGPDVVDAAHNPLILRPPSTTATASPLAQKAMRPRLASCSAPRPPSPSPYSPPPPPRRMAMDGDGGASIVANVAEEEHQCGTPCAYTDSNAPALSSWTRHRPLSISSRPSRSPPLVSSPLHMEPTALVTGTAVAVLPRTTVATSCRWDCLRIYALHDLPLRTARVRRCEEALETFMRHCGGVMPRSYIDIGLRTAEPPAKDSDQCGGVGVGSDSTRSSPTSQPTPPLFFVSRCEDADVLVTHQVNLRESVLVGVAGGCWVVRPGFLECVVAVLDGACWSGNRSTANSMRGQRHLTHPSAAAAASVFCALRLREALPTYEWTAEALPRVPALGCPPESNSVTPMQRALAQQCRRQRERRERAAGADVVNGDAEQTSTASRPSERIFEGNSFVLCCSFSANAVPAGGTSAERCRTSSRVRAIERVLETGGGCLCCSVQVGCAPAEIGVKTDEITGAVATATHVPPIVQPPLQCCVWAPSPPKQGNRRLQRDFAHTSSPLVMDAALYHDLLWLICNQVRQMPSETLFVLLDESLLGSNTDDAQGGTVVCVSPAPRTTVAGATAAAARLNGKDAGNEDLLTTPPLSEHHHASKKRRTENVEAHNSPQPTTASVPEAASVAAGALASSDTCTVAAWLSSWLLPSPDDGRCSKAMDGRPPCHRGYAPAAAHAMRAHLGACCAAVRGAADEIRGSTCTSGSYHLADVPFDVPSVEEVRQACTDGEGGTKAGSTMSASRGVVRRIEFRSTSWVGACVAAGGSAMMAAATEAWMVEWEAHTRWGVLSLE